In one Silene latifolia isolate original U9 population chromosome 10, ASM4854445v1, whole genome shotgun sequence genomic region, the following are encoded:
- the LOC141605140 gene encoding uncharacterized protein LOC141605140 produces the protein MGGGGGGDFRNKVWSMSGGPNCRPKHWRRNTAFALFGIFLVCVPIAVKSAQLEQRPHEPVRPIPSQMWCKNFGNKEY, from the exons atgggaggaggaggaggaggagatttCAGGAACAAGGTATGGAGTATGTCAGGTGGACCCAACTGTAGGCCTAAACACTGGCGTCGTAATACCGCCTTTGCGCTCTTCGGTATCTTCCTTGTTTGTGTTCCTATTGCTGTCAAATCTGCCCAGCTTGAG CAACGACCTCATGAGCCTGTTCGCCCCATTCCTTCTCAGATGTGGTGCAAGAATTTCGGTAACAAAGAATACTAA